One genomic window of Leptotrichia shahii includes the following:
- a CDS encoding BRO-N domain-containing protein encodes MNELQVINDERFQIFSKENLGSVRTILVDNEVWFCIKDVCDILELTNPTVVAKRLDEDEVTKFNLGSKFGITNFTNESGLYTLILRSDKKEAKPFRKWITSEVIPAIRKTGKYEEKKKPLTQAELILQQAQWMVEAESRINNIENNVIGLANTIEDNDKSIKRLENNQRRTVTSNHLTVIAYANIKGIKPKSYHAPSIGKKATKICREKDLLIGTTVDSRYGLINTYPVEVLDEIFFE; translated from the coding sequence ATGAATGAATTACAAGTTATAAATGATGAAAGATTTCAAATATTCAGTAAAGAAAATTTAGGAAGTGTAAGAACAATATTGGTGGATAACGAAGTATGGTTTTGCATAAAAGATGTTTGCGATATATTAGAATTAACAAATCCTACTGTTGTAGCCAAGAGATTAGATGAAGATGAAGTGACTAAGTTTAACTTAGGGAGTAAATTTGGTATTACCAACTTCACAAACGAAAGTGGATTATATACTCTGATATTACGAAGTGATAAAAAAGAAGCTAAACCATTTAGAAAATGGATAACATCAGAAGTTATTCCAGCAATCAGAAAAACAGGAAAATATGAAGAGAAGAAAAAACCTCTTACACAGGCTGAATTAATTTTACAGCAGGCTCAATGGATGGTTGAAGCTGAAAGCAGAATCAATAATATTGAGAACAATGTAATTGGACTTGCAAACACTATTGAGGATAATGACAAGAGCATAAAAAGATTGGAAAACAATCAAAGAAGAACAGTAACAAGCAACCATCTGACAGTAATAGCCTATGCCAACATAAAAGGAATAAAGCCAAAATCATACCACGCACCTTCTATAGGAAAGAAAGCTACTAAGATATGCAGGGAAAAGGATTTATTAATAGGAACAACGGTTGACAGCCGATACGGACTAATAAATACTTATCCTGTTGAAGTTCTGGATGAAATATTTTTTGAATAG
- a CDS encoding phage baseplate protein, whose translation MVKLIETLKAGEVSAIDSKTGKVRVLLKGDDDKTTDWLNVLVPYSESHSDNYTLSLKQTVYCLFFSEMPEQGVVLGCPMRGASSSESEVKRTFSDGGSWTYDGNTLTLNIGKIVINGDLEVSGTTTTGGSINLNTHKHDGITAGGDMSGGPQ comes from the coding sequence GTGGTTAAATTGATTGAAACATTAAAAGCAGGAGAAGTAAGTGCGATAGATTCAAAAACTGGAAAAGTAAGAGTTTTGTTAAAAGGCGATGATGACAAGACAACGGACTGGCTTAATGTATTAGTTCCTTACTCTGAAAGTCATAGCGATAATTATACACTCAGTTTAAAGCAAACTGTTTATTGCTTATTCTTTTCAGAAATGCCTGAACAAGGAGTTGTGCTTGGTTGTCCTATGCGAGGTGCTTCTAGCAGCGAAAGCGAAGTTAAAAGAACTTTTTCCGATGGGGGTAGTTGGACTTATGATGGCAATACATTGACTTTAAATATTGGTAAAATCGTGATTAATGGAGATTTAGAAGTGAGCGGAACGACTACAACTGGTGGAAGTATTAATCTTAATACACATAAACACGATGGTATTACTGCTGGTGGAGATATGAGTGGAGGTCCGCAATGA
- a CDS encoding phage tail protein, producing the protein MIGSFGDVIFEASEDQIVSLNNQISRSYKAKISEHQAIYGPGMLRFQGRDLLEVSFTMTLVSSLIQQTTLKEELDTIKKMFELGEYANLVFGGQVFGEYPFLITELSEESSYFNKEEGGFDVVKLNITLKEYIENPKLYNQLIEQRKIQKNQQVTEENQDDIENEQKEAVNNDNSK; encoded by the coding sequence ATGATAGGAAGTTTTGGAGATGTCATATTTGAAGCGTCAGAAGATCAGATTGTATCGCTTAATAATCAAATAAGTAGGTCATACAAGGCTAAAATATCGGAACATCAAGCAATTTACGGTCCTGGAATGTTAAGATTCCAAGGTAGAGATTTACTAGAAGTTAGTTTTACAATGACTTTAGTGTCATCTTTAATACAGCAGACTACTTTAAAAGAAGAACTAGATACAATCAAGAAAATGTTTGAACTTGGAGAGTATGCTAATCTAGTCTTTGGTGGTCAAGTATTTGGCGAATACCCTTTTTTGATAACAGAATTATCAGAAGAAAGCAGTTATTTTAATAAAGAAGAGGGGGGGTTTGATGTTGTTAAGTTGAATATTACGCTTAAAGAGTATATTGAAAATCCTAAGTTGTATAATCAATTAATTGAACAAAGAAAAATACAAAAAAATCAGCAAGTCACTGAAGAAAATCAAGACGACATCGAGAATGAGCAGAAGGAGGCTGTAAATAATGATAACAGTAAATAG
- a CDS encoding baseplate assembly protein, translating to MSEISNEEYEIIDADSWELKRDMIDKFQELSGRQLTESSPETLIFETVAYLFGLREEKYNDEMKQNYLRFARNERLDLKGEFYGNRGKRLVEQPAVATFRFYITDIQVTDIIIPKGSRIQYNELYFSTDEQYKIGKGDLYVDGIATCNTSGTVGNDIPVGQINTMVDIFPHYDKVENITASNNGAEIEQDDNYRARIREIPESFTTAGSKGAYEFWAKSASTNIVDVVAYSPSATNVDIYVLTDSLTLTNELKKRIEEMLNTDNIRPLTDNVTIKQAIKTSYTIDFDYYIDKSNETLVNVIKNNVEKAVKDFKNWQQNKMGRDINPDELIKLLKLAGVKRVVLRNPAFKVLDFNEIAENTSVTSNYLGVENI from the coding sequence TTGAGTGAAATATCAAATGAAGAATATGAAATTATAGATGCGGATTCGTGGGAACTTAAAAGAGATATGATTGATAAGTTTCAGGAGCTGAGTGGAAGGCAATTAACTGAATCAAGTCCAGAAACACTTATCTTTGAAACGGTAGCGTATTTATTTGGATTAAGAGAAGAAAAATACAACGATGAAATGAAACAGAATTATTTAAGATTTGCAAGAAATGAGCGGTTAGATTTGAAAGGAGAGTTTTACGGAAATAGAGGTAAAAGACTCGTAGAACAACCAGCCGTGGCAACATTTAGATTTTATATTACTGATATTCAAGTGACAGACATAATAATTCCAAAGGGGTCAAGGATTCAATACAATGAGTTATATTTTTCAACTGATGAACAATATAAAATAGGAAAAGGCGATTTGTATGTAGATGGAATTGCAACTTGCAACACATCAGGAACTGTTGGAAATGATATTCCAGTCGGACAAATTAACACGATGGTCGACATTTTTCCACATTACGATAAAGTCGAGAACATTACAGCATCAAATAATGGAGCTGAAATAGAGCAAGACGACAATTATAGAGCTAGAATCAGAGAAATCCCTGAAAGTTTCACAACAGCTGGAAGTAAAGGAGCTTATGAATTTTGGGCTAAGTCAGCAAGTACGAATATTGTTGATGTTGTGGCATACAGTCCAAGCGCAACAAATGTAGATATTTATGTTTTAACTGATTCCTTGACACTTACTAATGAACTCAAAAAGAGAATCGAAGAAATGTTGAATACTGACAACATAAGACCGTTGACAGACAACGTGACAATAAAACAAGCAATAAAGACATCATACACAATTGATTTTGACTACTACATTGATAAGTCTAATGAAACGCTTGTAAATGTTATTAAAAATAATGTTGAAAAAGCTGTAAAAGATTTTAAAAATTGGCAGCAAAACAAAATGGGGAGAGATATTAATCCAGATGAGCTTATAAAATTACTAAAATTAGCTGGAGTAAAAAGAGTTGTGTTAAGAAATCCCGCTTTTAAAGTTTTAGATTTTAATGAAATAGCAGAAAACACAAGCGTTACAAGCAATTATTTAGGAGTTGAAAATATATGA
- a CDS encoding phage tail protein I: MITIDSLNLTDIAAKSTLNDKTTLWIYESINFAIKKKHDAIKRKFFLELSELNDVELDFLMWEYHVDYIDANISKETKVKLIKRAVFSHFNKGTVGGTKEICEILFDGKVGITEWFKYGGKAGYFKLSTDGGMSNDKEYKKILEVVEQYKNIRSWLDGIRFLRKKERKISYGFVRRSKIKYYLASTDINIPNDLLKANFGTVHRTRILREIR, from the coding sequence ATGATAACTATTGATAGTTTGAACTTAACAGATATAGCAGCGAAGTCAACTTTGAATGATAAAACAACACTTTGGATTTATGAATCTATAAATTTTGCTATCAAAAAGAAGCATGATGCGATTAAAAGAAAATTTTTCTTGGAGTTATCAGAGTTAAATGATGTAGAATTAGATTTTTTGATGTGGGAATATCATGTTGATTACATTGACGCAAATATTTCAAAAGAAACAAAGGTTAAATTGATTAAAAGAGCGGTTTTTTCGCATTTTAACAAAGGAACTGTAGGTGGAACGAAAGAAATATGCGAAATATTATTTGACGGAAAAGTTGGAATAACAGAATGGTTTAAATACGGAGGAAAGGCAGGTTATTTTAAACTTAGTACAGATGGTGGAATGTCAAATGATAAAGAGTATAAAAAAATATTAGAAGTGGTAGAACAATATAAAAATATCCGTTCCTGGCTTGATGGAATAAGATTTTTAAGAAAAAAAGAAAGAAAAATTAGTTATGGTTTTGTAAGGAGAAGCAAAATAAAATATTATTTAGCTTCGACTGATATAAATATTCCAAATGATTTATTAAAAGCAAATTTTGGAACAGTGCATAGAACAAGAATACTAAGAGAAATAAGATAG
- a CDS encoding phage tail-collar fiber domain-containing protein, which yields MAKFKGFILTEKGRELLAKGLAGETITFTKMAIGDGTTATSEREMTALVNQITTLQLLNVDTKGNGTCEINALLTNKSVTTGFYIRELGIFAHGNDNVEILYAYNTSANADYLPPFSANNVVEIEYIDTIIVDQVENITATIDPAVSYITKKYAEDNFLTLKDKMKMLGLEFGGNIQDIGNKTKGKFYYDNVTKFYYECIEDNSLTYNDSGKFRAISNKPLSDKVESLCEVKKLNDAEIDSRIPQYFSGAKLFKKGNVVTFNALLERNLNVVNSPLAILFNLPFKPIDDYIWVSPIFTIRKNGNFEVGTYANFNRNKITEPTHLSFTYICE from the coding sequence ATGGCAAAATTTAAAGGATTTATATTAACAGAAAAAGGGAGGGAACTGTTAGCAAAAGGACTAGCGGGAGAAACAATAACATTTACTAAAATGGCGATAGGAGATGGAACTACAGCGACTTCCGAGAGAGAAATGACAGCATTAGTTAATCAAATTACAACATTGCAGCTTTTAAATGTAGATACAAAAGGGAATGGAACTTGTGAAATTAACGCTTTATTGACAAACAAATCAGTAACAACAGGATTTTATATAAGAGAGCTGGGGATATTTGCTCACGGAAATGACAATGTTGAAATACTTTATGCTTACAACACTTCAGCAAATGCGGACTATTTGCCACCTTTTTCAGCAAACAATGTAGTTGAAATAGAGTATATAGACACAATAATCGTGGATCAAGTGGAAAATATTACCGCTACTATCGACCCAGCTGTATCGTATATAACAAAAAAATATGCAGAAGATAATTTTTTAACATTGAAAGATAAGATGAAAATGTTAGGACTAGAATTTGGCGGAAACATACAGGACATTGGCAATAAAACGAAAGGTAAGTTTTATTATGATAACGTTACAAAATTTTACTACGAATGCATCGAGGATAATTCTTTAACTTACAACGATTCAGGGAAATTTAGGGCTATTTCTAATAAGCCGCTTTCGGATAAAGTGGAAAGTTTATGCGAAGTAAAAAAATTAAATGATGCCGAAATTGATTCTAGAATTCCACAATATTTTTCAGGGGCAAAACTATTTAAAAAAGGAAATGTTGTAACATTTAACGCCTTGCTCGAAAGAAATTTAAATGTTGTAAATTCTCCGCTTGCTATATTATTCAATCTCCCTTTCAAACCAATTGATGATTACATATGGGTGAGTCCTATTTTTACAATTAGAAAAAATGGAAATTTTGAAGTAGGGACGTATGCAAATTTTAATAGAAACAAAATTACAGAACCAACTCATCTAAGTTTCACATACATTTGCGAATAA
- a CDS encoding glycosyl hydrolase 108 family protein yields MDRFEKIFDYLLKVEGGYSNDKHDKGGKTKYGITEEEAREFGYKGDMQDLTKDFAKSIYLKKYYLGNKLDKVVNDKVALSICDWAVNSGRNGTKNAQIATNQLTNANLDVDGIIGNKTLEALNATDPEKFLEVYHNLQRIYYRSKVESDKIQKGFLAGWLNRVQRKEEYFKDWDKENTATENKTYSFSQESLDKMKKVHPKLVEVMKAAITNSPFDFRITAGARTAEEQFALYQKGRTLPGPKVTNCDGKNFKSNHQIKSDGYGHAVDIFPCGVIENGVYRKFTSDEGYDDKKLRLIANHILAVAKSKNVNVEWGGNWKMHDTPHFELK; encoded by the coding sequence ATGGACAGATTTGAGAAAATATTTGACTATCTGCTGAAAGTTGAGGGCGGATATTCTAATGACAAGCACGACAAGGGTGGAAAAACAAAATACGGAATAACCGAAGAAGAAGCAAGAGAATTTGGATATAAGGGAGATATGCAGGACTTGACAAAAGATTTTGCAAAGAGTATCTATCTTAAGAAATATTATCTTGGAAACAAGCTGGATAAAGTTGTAAATGATAAAGTAGCATTATCTATATGCGATTGGGCAGTTAATTCAGGAAGAAACGGAACAAAAAATGCACAGATTGCCACAAATCAATTGACAAATGCAAATCTTGATGTAGACGGAATAATTGGAAACAAAACATTGGAAGCATTGAATGCAACGGATCCTGAAAAATTTTTAGAAGTTTATCATAACTTGCAGAGAATTTATTACAGAAGCAAGGTTGAAAGTGACAAGATTCAAAAAGGATTTTTGGCAGGTTGGCTAAATAGAGTTCAAAGAAAGGAGGAATATTTCAAAGATTGGGACAAGGAAAATACAGCAACAGAGAATAAAACGTATTCTTTCAGCCAAGAAAGTTTGGATAAAATGAAAAAAGTACATCCAAAGTTAGTTGAAGTTATGAAAGCTGCGATTACAAATAGTCCTTTTGATTTTAGAATAACAGCAGGAGCAAGAACGGCTGAAGAACAGTTTGCTTTGTATCAAAAAGGTAGAACTTTACCTGGACCGAAAGTTACAAATTGTGATGGCAAGAATTTTAAATCAAACCATCAAATAAAATCTGATGGATACGGACATGCAGTTGACATATTCCCTTGCGGAGTTATCGAAAATGGCGTGTATAGAAAATTTACATCAGATGAAGGATATGACGATAAGAAATTAAGATTAATAGCAAATCATATCTTGGCTGTTGCAAAAAGTAAAAACGTAAATGTTGAATGGGGTGGAAATTGGAAAATGCATGATACACCACATTTTGAACTGAAGTAA
- a CDS encoding crAss001_48 related protein: MNNYKLRLQKELEDLDLKIEKLNNFIEKNEIFKTIDLKEQELLKEQREIMTKYANILRKRIK, translated from the coding sequence ATGAACAATTATAAACTAAGATTGCAAAAAGAACTAGAAGATTTGGATCTTAAAATCGAAAAATTGAATAACTTCATCGAAAAAAATGAGATTTTTAAAACAATAGATTTGAAAGAACAAGAATTGTTGAAAGAACAAAGAGAAATAATGACTAAATATGCAAACATTTTAAGAAAAAGAATAAAATAG
- a CDS encoding P63C domain-containing protein → MKKIHFKVTHSGKLIIGDTSISCAVLENGQRIITQSSIYKTFGKQRRGSQRDENTVIPYFITSKNLIAFLDKDLRKVFEEVEYISKNGRVVKGYKAETIPAICDIFIEAHSRKALMTVQEPLYEQSLILMRALAKVGITALIDEATGYQNDRQAQELQNLLAKFIGEDLLKWQKRFPKQYYKEMFRLHNWEYDENSNKRPGYAGSFTMKYVYDLFPESVIEYIKRENPKSISNNRLYRHHQFLSVDIGVPELDRHISKLLGVMALSDNISDFEKNFKKAFAIELERKKKDTEFKKKQNESL, encoded by the coding sequence ATGAAAAAAATACATTTTAAAGTTACTCATAGCGGTAAATTGATTATAGGAGACACTTCCATTAGTTGTGCAGTTTTAGAAAATGGACAGAGAATCATAACGCAAAGTAGTATATACAAAACTTTTGGAAAACAAAGAAGAGGTAGTCAAAGAGATGAAAATACCGTTATCCCGTATTTTATAACTTCTAAAAATTTGATTGCTTTTTTAGACAAAGATTTGCGAAAAGTGTTTGAAGAAGTTGAATACATATCAAAAAATGGAAGAGTGGTAAAAGGTTATAAAGCAGAAACTATACCAGCTATTTGTGATATTTTTATAGAAGCACATAGTAGAAAAGCATTAATGACAGTACAAGAACCATTATACGAGCAGTCATTAATTTTAATGAGAGCATTAGCTAAAGTTGGGATAACAGCATTGATTGATGAAGCTACTGGATATCAAAATGATAGACAAGCACAAGAATTGCAAAATTTGCTGGCTAAATTTATTGGTGAAGATTTATTAAAATGGCAAAAAAGATTTCCAAAACAGTATTATAAGGAAATGTTTAGGTTACACAATTGGGAATACGATGAGAATTCTAACAAAAGACCAGGATATGCGGGTTCTTTTACAATGAAATATGTTTATGATTTATTTCCAGAAAGCGTCATAGAGTATATAAAAAGAGAAAACCCTAAATCTATTTCAAATAATAGATTATACCGTCATCATCAGTTTTTAAGTGTCGATATAGGAGTTCCTGAGTTAGATAGACATATTTCAAAATTACTGGGAGTAATGGCATTATCAGATAATATTTCTGATTTTGAAAAAAATTTTAAAAAGGCTTTTGCAATTGAATTAGAAAGGAAGAAAAAAGATACAGAATTTAAAAAAAAACAAAATGAGAGCCTTTAA
- a CDS encoding dihydroorotase yields the protein MEKNNIILKNGIDVFGNKIEILINNDIIKKISENIDENKFENSENLKIIDVGKKLIMPGIIDVHTHMREPGVTYKEDFATGSRACAKAGVTTFYDMPNTIPTTTTLGNLMEKKKLASEKSIVNFGLHFGGSKNDNIEEIKKVLKNREVNTVKIFMNVSTGEMLIEDDEILAKVFENSKLVLVHAENEMIDKAIELNKNYGSGLYVCHIPSAEEMKKVIDAKKNSKVNTKEHPVYAEVTPHHLFLNTEIRESTERNKMLLRMKPELREKSDNEFLWEAINRGEVDTIGTDHAPHLIGEKLEKITFGMPGVETSLALMINAYNEGKISLEMIQKLMCENPARIMKIEKRGKLQEGYFADIIVVDLKKEWTVGVDDTIESKCGWTPYENWKLKGKNTMTIVNGKIVYENRKINENVKSGKEVKFYD from the coding sequence ATGGAAAAGAATAATATTATTCTAAAAAATGGAATTGATGTTTTTGGAAATAAAATTGAAATTTTGATAAATAATGATATTATTAAAAAAATTTCTGAAAATATTGATGAGAATAAATTTGAAAATAGTGAAAACTTAAAAATTATTGATGTTGGTAAAAAATTGATAATGCCAGGAATTATTGATGTACATACACATATGAGAGAGCCTGGAGTTACATATAAGGAGGACTTTGCAACAGGTTCACGTGCATGTGCCAAAGCTGGGGTTACGACTTTTTATGATATGCCAAATACAATTCCTACGACTACAACGTTGGGAAATTTAATGGAAAAGAAAAAATTGGCAAGTGAAAAATCAATTGTAAATTTTGGACTTCATTTTGGTGGAAGTAAAAATGACAATATTGAAGAAATAAAAAAAGTTTTGAAAAATAGGGAAGTCAATACAGTAAAGATTTTTATGAATGTGTCAACTGGAGAAATGCTTATTGAAGATGATGAAATTTTGGCAAAAGTGTTTGAAAACTCTAAATTGGTACTGGTTCATGCTGAAAATGAAATGATTGATAAAGCAATAGAATTAAATAAAAATTATGGAAGTGGGCTTTATGTGTGTCATATTCCATCGGCAGAAGAAATGAAAAAAGTTATAGATGCAAAGAAAAATAGCAAAGTTAATACAAAAGAGCATCCAGTTTATGCTGAAGTTACACCCCATCATTTATTTTTAAATACTGAAATTCGTGAAAGTACTGAAAGAAATAAAATGCTTTTGAGAATGAAGCCTGAATTGAGGGAAAAATCTGACAATGAATTTTTGTGGGAAGCGATAAATCGTGGAGAAGTTGATACAATTGGAACAGATCATGCACCACATTTGATAGGTGAAAAGTTAGAAAAAATTACATTTGGAATGCCAGGAGTAGAAACTTCGCTTGCACTTATGATAAATGCCTATAATGAAGGTAAAATATCGCTGGAAATGATTCAGAAACTGATGTGTGAAAATCCTGCAAGAATAATGAAAATTGAAAAAAGAGGAAAACTGCAGGAAGGATATTTCGCAGATATAATTGTTGTTGATCTTAAAAAAGAATGGACTGTTGGAGTAGATGACACTATTGAGTCAAAATGTGGATGGACACCTTATGAGAACTGGAAATTAAAAGGTAAAAACACAATGACAATTGTAAATGGTAAAATTGTTTACGAAAATAGAAAGATTAACGAAAATGTAAAAAGTGGAAAAGAAGTTAAATTTTATGATTAA
- the pyrE gene encoding orotate phosphoribosyltransferase: MANLTLEEKVAKALFDVKAVKINVGEPFTFASGIKSPIYCDNRYVLGFSDERDTIVESFVERINKDVDVIVGVATAGIPWAAFIADRMKKPLAYVRNKPKDHGAGKQIEGAEVKGKKVVVIEDLITTGKSSLVAVDVLQKEEVKELEVKSIFSYGFDSAKENYEKYNCKFSSLSNFDVLIKLLAQTDYLTQDEAKIALEWSKNPENWR; this comes from the coding sequence ATGGCTAATTTAACATTGGAAGAAAAAGTGGCAAAGGCATTATTTGATGTAAAGGCGGTAAAAATTAATGTAGGAGAACCATTTACATTTGCATCTGGGATAAAAAGTCCTATTTACTGTGATAACCGTTATGTTTTAGGTTTTTCAGATGAAAGAGATACGATTGTAGAATCATTTGTTGAAAGAATCAACAAGGATGTTGATGTAATCGTGGGAGTAGCAACAGCGGGAATCCCTTGGGCTGCATTTATTGCCGACAGAATGAAAAAGCCGCTTGCTTATGTGAGAAACAAGCCAAAAGATCACGGTGCGGGGAAACAAATCGAAGGGGCTGAAGTTAAAGGTAAAAAAGTCGTTGTAATCGAAGATTTAATTACAACTGGAAAAAGCAGCCTTGTAGCAGTAGATGTGCTTCAAAAGGAAGAAGTGAAAGAATTGGAAGTAAAATCAATTTTTTCTTATGGATTTGACAGTGCAAAGGAAAATTATGAAAAATATAACTGCAAATTCAGTTCACTTTCAAATTTTGATGTTTTAATAAAATTATTGGCTCAAACTGATTATTTAACACAAGATGAAGCTAAGATTGCTTTAGAATGGAGTAAAAATCCTGAAAATTGGAGATAA
- a CDS encoding V-type ATP synthase subunit I — protein sequence MAIVKMSKFELVVFAEQRAKILKALQKFREVNFVDIKLRDENGEIDKDAVEGVAKYVNNEELTHIDERLYQLSSAISLIKKYDERKTRLRDIIHGNENYTFDTLSKKVLTYDWKKITSELNSIGVQYSQIKSEISKKYTRYDEIDLWERLDVNPMELKKLKKVNTFLGTIPSKLKGDFIEGISKLDKTYYEELKIVKDEVYYLVISSIDESEKEKLSEVFRNSSFTVENLDIDAVPQDYKNELQKEIGELKKQKRKLKAQIKTYSEDLTDLQAVYEYMQNKKLRIVESEKLAQTKNTVLIKGWIPTEKVQEFEKVVKNEAGSSYYLTLEEARKDDETVPIKLKNGKISSSFENLTGMYAYPRYNEIDPTPLFTPFYILFFGMMGADVGYGLVLLLATMFVLKVVNLSSQMRKSVKFFFYLSFSVIFWGILYGSYFGAEIPGMWRLINPSKEYNTLLIGSIVFGVVHIFIGLAIKAYMLIRDGKALDAVYDVLFWYMALMGGMAYLVFKMKNLSPAVTSVSMWIMIVGMVGIVLTGGRDAKGVGAKLGGGLYSLYGISSYVGDFVSYSRLMALGLSGGFIASAINMIAGMISGSWVGMIFIPVILIGGHFFNMFLSFLGAYVHTSRLMYVEYFGKFYEGGGKPFKDFRTENKYINLDD from the coding sequence ATGGCAATAGTTAAAATGAGCAAATTTGAATTGGTTGTTTTCGCAGAACAAAGAGCTAAAATATTAAAGGCACTTCAGAAATTTAGAGAAGTAAATTTTGTAGACATTAAGTTACGTGATGAAAATGGAGAAATAGATAAGGATGCAGTTGAAGGTGTCGCAAAATATGTAAACAATGAAGAATTGACACATATTGATGAAAGACTTTATCAGTTGAGCAGCGCAATTTCTCTTATTAAAAAATACGATGAAAGAAAAACACGTTTAAGAGATATTATTCATGGGAATGAAAATTATACTTTTGATACATTGTCTAAAAAAGTGCTGACTTATGACTGGAAAAAAATTACTTCAGAATTAAATTCAATTGGAGTGCAATATTCACAAATAAAATCTGAAATTTCTAAAAAATATACACGATATGATGAGATTGATTTGTGGGAACGACTAGATGTAAATCCTATGGAATTAAAAAAATTGAAAAAGGTAAATACATTTCTTGGAACGATACCGTCAAAATTAAAAGGTGATTTTATTGAGGGTATTTCTAAACTTGATAAGACTTATTATGAAGAACTTAAAATAGTAAAAGATGAAGTTTATTATCTTGTAATTTCAAGTATAGATGAAAGTGAAAAGGAAAAATTATCCGAAGTTTTTAGAAATAGCAGTTTTACTGTAGAAAATCTTGATATTGATGCAGTTCCGCAGGATTACAAAAATGAATTGCAAAAAGAAATAGGTGAACTTAAAAAACAAAAACGTAAATTAAAAGCTCAAATTAAGACTTATAGTGAAGATTTGACTGATTTGCAGGCAGTTTATGAATATATGCAAAATAAAAAGCTGCGTATTGTAGAATCAGAAAAGTTAGCACAAACTAAAAATACAGTTTTGATTAAAGGATGGATTCCTACGGAAAAAGTTCAGGAATTTGAAAAAGTTGTAAAAAATGAAGCTGGAAGCAGTTATTATTTAACGCTTGAAGAAGCAAGAAAAGATGATGAAACAGTGCCAATAAAATTGAAAAATGGAAAAATTTCTAGTTCATTTGAAAATTTAACGGGAATGTATGCTTATCCTAGATATAATGAAATTGATCCAACACCACTGTTTACGCCATTTTATATCTTGTTTTTTGGAATGATGGGAGCAGATGTAGGATATGGGCTTGTTTTACTGCTTGCAACAATGTTTGTCTTAAAAGTGGTAAACTTAAGTTCACAAATGAGAAAATCAGTTAAATTTTTCTTTTATTTGAGTTTTTCAGTTATTTTCTGGGGAATTTTATACGGCTCATATTTTGGGGCGGAAATACCTGGAATGTGGCGACTTATAAATCCATCAAAAGAATATAATACTTTATTAATTGGTTCGATTGTATTTGGAGTAGTTCATATATTTATTGGATTGGCAATAAAGGCGTATATGCTTATTAGAGATGGCAAGGCATTGGATGCTGTTTATGATGTATTATTCTGGTATATGGCACTTATGGGTGGAATGGCTTATTTAGTATTTAAAATGAAAAATTTATCGCCTGCTGTAACAAGTGTGTCAATGTGGATTATGATTGTTGGAATGGTTGGAATCGTACTTACTGGTGGACGTGATGCTAAGGGAGTTGGAGCAAAACTTGGAGGAGGGCTTTACAGCCTTTATGGAATCTCAAGCTATGTTGGAGATTTTGTGTCTTATTCAAGACTTATGGCTTTGGGACTTTCTGGTGGATTTATTGCGTCAGCTATAAATATGATTGCTGGAATGATTAGCGGAAGCTGGGTTGGAATGATATTTATACCAGTAATATTAATAGGTGGACATTTTTTTAATATGTTCTTATCTTTCCTTGGAGCTTACGTTCATACTTCAAGACTTATGTATGTTGAATATTTTGGTAAATTTTATGAAGGTGGAGGAAAGCCATTTAAAGATTTTAGAACAGAAAACAAGTATATAAATCTTGATGATTAA